The following coding sequences lie in one Myxococcus xanthus genomic window:
- a CDS encoding nucleotidyltransferase — translation MLLIRKRDWESTFRLWSKPSSDTEQEKCENAERMIREALDESEALAGRTIEVIPQGSYRNNTNVRLDSDVDVCVRCMDPFFPNYSMASGVSAESLGNVPSEYTYAQFKNEVEAALVAKFGRKGVSRGKKAFDVHANSYRVDADVVATFEHRRYTHQDEYGGWNYISGTEFMPDDGGRVVNWPHQHHRNGVGKNRLTGNRFKYLTRVLKRLRNEMHENEIAAAAPIPSYLIECLVWNVPNDNFGHEEYVRDMRHILAHTYNATLTSDSCKEWGEVSELKYLFRSSQPWTREQAHAFLDAAWNYIGLD, via the coding sequence GTGCTCTTGATTAGGAAACGCGATTGGGAATCCACGTTTCGGTTGTGGTCGAAGCCTTCGAGCGACACCGAGCAAGAAAAGTGCGAGAACGCGGAGCGAATGATCCGCGAGGCTCTCGACGAGAGTGAAGCTCTGGCCGGACGCACGATCGAGGTGATCCCACAGGGCTCGTACCGGAACAACACGAACGTCCGGCTAGACAGCGATGTGGACGTCTGCGTGCGGTGCATGGATCCGTTCTTCCCCAACTATTCCATGGCATCTGGAGTGAGCGCGGAAAGCCTCGGAAACGTCCCTTCTGAGTACACGTACGCGCAGTTCAAGAACGAGGTGGAAGCAGCCCTTGTGGCCAAGTTCGGTCGGAAGGGTGTCAGTCGTGGAAAGAAGGCGTTTGACGTTCATGCCAATAGCTACCGAGTTGATGCAGACGTGGTCGCAACGTTTGAACATCGCCGGTACACACACCAAGACGAATACGGAGGCTGGAACTACATCTCGGGCACAGAGTTCATGCCCGACGATGGCGGAAGGGTTGTGAACTGGCCACACCAGCACCACAGAAACGGCGTTGGGAAGAACCGTCTAACTGGCAACCGATTCAAGTATCTGACCCGTGTGCTCAAACGACTGCGTAACGAAATGCACGAGAACGAGATTGCGGCTGCCGCTCCCATCCCATCCTACTTGATTGAGTGCTTAGTCTGGAACGTCCCGAACGACAACTTCGGACACGAAGAGTACGTTCGAGATATGCGCCATATTCTCGCCCACACCTATAATGCGACGCTGACTTCTGATTCGTGCAAGGAGTGGGGAGAAGTGAGTGAACTGAAATATCTGTTCCGGAGCAGCCAGCCGTGGACAAGGGAACAGGCCCATGCCTTTCTCGATGCCGCTTGGAACTACATTGGCCTTGACTAG